A stretch of Lutra lutra chromosome 9, mLutLut1.2, whole genome shotgun sequence DNA encodes these proteins:
- the LOC125109315 gene encoding ral guanine nucleotide dissociation stimulator-like, with protein MTQDVISYLGTFFTDLVMWDTTMEDYLKGNEINPPKKNKMTQEYRVLMDIMLLQVAAENYTLEPQIPFRAWFPSAEQLSEDDSYILSCQLESWS; from the exons ATGACACAGGATGTCATCTCCTACCTTGGCACTTTCTTCACTGACCTGGTGATGTGGGATACTACAATGGAGGACTATCTGAAG GGGAATGAGAtcaaccccccaaaaaagaataaGATGA CCCAGGAATACCGAGTTCTCATGGACATCATGCTGCTCCAGGTTGCTGCAGAGAATTACACCCTAGAGCCCCAGATTCCATTCAGGGCCTGGTTCCCATCTGCGGAGCAGCTCAGCGAGGATGA tagCTACATCCTGTCCTGCCAGCTGGAGTCCTGGTCCTAG